The window GCGCTGGCCACCTATCTCGCGGCGTTCGAATGCCCGATCCTGCCGATGCGCTATGAGAGCGCCGAACTTTGCAAGATCTCGATCAACATGGTGTTGGTCGCGCAGGTCAGCTGCGCCAACACCATCGCTGAATTGTGCGAAAACATCGGCGCGGACTACGGCGAAATCGTTCCGGCGCTGCGGCTCGACCGCCGCATCGGCGCCTACGCCTATATCAGCCCGGGGATGGGCATTTCCGGCGGCAATCTCGAGCGCGATCTGGCGACGTTCAACAATTTTGGCGACGCTTTAGGCACCGATATCGGTGTGGTCCGGGCCTGGCAGCACAACGGCGGCTATCGCCGCAACTGGGCGCTGCGCACACTGCACCAGACGGTGCTCAGTCGGATGGCCGATCCGGTGATCGCCGTGCTGGGGCTGGCCTACAAGGAGAACACCGATTCGGTGAAAAACTCCCCGGCGGTGGCGCTGGTCGAGGCACTGCAGCCGTTCCGCGTGCAAGCGTTCGATCCCGTCGTCGCACCGCGCGTGGAATGGCATCCGGCACTCACGGCCGGCGCCGATCCGCTCGCGGCCTGCACCGGAGCCGATGTCGTGCTGATCATGACGCCGTGGCCCGAATTTCGCACGATCGACGTCGGCCAGCTTGCCAAGGCACTGCGCGGAAAGGTCGTGATCGATCCCTACGGCATGCTTGATCGCCGCGCCGCGATCACTGCCGGACTTGAATATCACAAGCTCGGGGTCTCCTGACCGCGAAGCTTGCAGCAAGCAGATCTGGAGAGACGACATGTTAGCGCATCAGAATGCCCAGCCGAAGAAGCCCGCGCGCGTCGTCGTGCTGGGCTCCGGCGGCGTGCTTGGAAAGGCACTGCTGACCTGCCTGAAGGCGGACGGCATCGCCGCGTTGGGCGTCGGATCCGCGGATATCGATCTGCAGGGAGCGGATGCGGCGGAGAAGCTGAATCTCTTGCTCAAGCCCGACGACGCCGTGGTGTTCCTGTCGGCGCTGACACCGGACAAGGGCCGCGACATCGCAACCTTGATGAAGAACCTGCGGATGGCCGAGGCCGTCGCCGCCGCGATGGCAGCGGTCAAGTGCCGGCAACTGGTCTATATGAGTTCGGATGCGGTCTACCAGTTCGGCAACGGGACGGTGGACGAGACCACGCCCGCCGATCCACTCGATCTCTATGGCGTCATGCACAAGGCCCGCGAGGTCATGATGATGAGTGCCGTGCCGGCCGATGCGCTCGCAATCCTGCGCTGTACGCTGGTCTGTGCCGCCGACGACACCCACAATTCCTACGGCCCGAACCGGTTTCGTCGCCAGGCCGCCAAGGATGGCAAGATCACGCTGGGCGGCGAGGGCAAGGAGACGCGCGATCACGTCTTCGCTGACGATGTTGCCGAACTGGTGCGGCTCGTGCTGGTTCACCGCTCGGCTGGACTTCTGAACGCAGTGTCCGGCCGCTCCTATTCCTTCGGCGAGGTGGCGCATATCGTGGCGGCGACCTTCGATCCGCCTGTGGAGGTCAGCTTTGCGGGTGGTGGCGGAGCAGTGACCCATCGCCATTTCGACGCGACGGCGTTGCATCAGGCGTTCCCGAACTTTCATTTCCAGTCTCTTGAAGCTGTCGTCGCGGAAGTGCGTCGGCGCAGCGCGGGGAGGGCCGATGGCTGAGGTCAATCTGCTCAAGACTTATCCCAAGGCGGTGCGCGATATCGCGCAGCGAGTGCAGGGCAAAGAAGCCAACCGCGAGCTGGCGCTGAAATTCGGCTTTGAATATTTCGACGGGCCGCGCGAGCAGGGCTATGGCGGCTATCGCTATGACGGGCGGTGGGTGCCGATCGCGCAGACCTTTGTCGCGCATTTCGGATTGAAGCCGGGCGACCGGGTGCTCGATGTCGGCTGCGCCAAGGGGTTTCTGGTCAAGGACCTCGCCGATGTTTGCCCGGGACTTGAGGTCTACGGCCTCGATATTTCCAAGTATGCGCTGACCCACGCGCACCCGGACGCAGCCGGCCGGACCGTGCGCGGCTCCTGCGACGTGCTGCCGTTCGCCGACAGTTGCTTTGATGCGGTGATCTGCATCAACACAATCCACAATCTCGAACCGGGGCGTTGCGCTACAGCGATTCGCGAACTGCAGCGGATCTCGAAGGGGCAGGGCTTCATCCAGGTCGACGCCTATCGAAGCGCGGCGGAGCGGCAATTGTTCGAAGACTGGATGCTGACCGCCAAGAGCTACTACATGCCGGAAGCGTGGGAAGCGCTATTCGATTCTTGCGGCTATACGGGTGATTACTACTGGACGGTGCTGGAATGACACGCGCGCGCGCAACGTTGTTACGATTAGCCAGAATATTCCAGAGCGCTTCGCTCAAGCGACCAGGCTGCTGACATGTTTCGCGCCATTCCCATCAAGGACCGCGGCACCCTGACATCGTTCTGGGGGCTGTTCTGGATGTTGGTCTGCCTGCATCAGCTTTACTATGGCTGGTTCATGGTCAGGTCGTCGTTCGTGCCCTACGTCATGGACGGCAATGAAACCTTTTCGGTGTGGTGGCATTCACATAACCTTTATACGTTCTCATTCTGGAAATCGTTCGGGCTGACCGATGAATCCTATGGGCTGACCGAGGCGTCGCACCCGTTCTTCCATACCCATCAGGGCAACATGCCGCGGCTGTTCGGCTTCCTGATCTACGCGCTCGGCGCGCGCACGGTCGAAGCCCAGGTGCTGGTGACGACTCTGATCATCGGAAACCTGACGCTGTTCTTC is drawn from Nitrobacteraceae bacterium AZCC 2146 and contains these coding sequences:
- a CDS encoding UDPglucose 6-dehydrogenase (product_source=KO:K00012; cath_funfam=3.40.50.720; cog=COG1004; ko=KO:K00012; pfam=PF00984,PF03720,PF03721; smart=SM00984; superfamily=48179,51735,52413; tigrfam=TIGR03026), whose translation is MTKPVIGFAGMTHLGLNSAVASAERGFDVICFDPDAGRIGALNDGKLPVVEPDLPEMFARRRAQLTFTSDASLLKKCDVIYVAPDVPTDDKGASDLGPIRGLIDIVDAAMAPAGVLVVLSQVPPGFTRGLNRPLDTRYYQVETLIFGRAIERAMYPERFIVGCTDPAVPLPAALATYLAAFECPILPMRYESAELCKISINMVLVAQVSCANTIAELCENIGADYGEIVPALRLDRRIGAYAYISPGMGISGGNLERDLATFNNFGDALGTDIGVVRAWQHNGGYRRNWALRTLHQTVLSRMADPVIAVLGLAYKENTDSVKNSPAVALVEALQPFRVQAFDPVVAPRVEWHPALTAGADPLAACTGADVVLIMTPWPEFRTIDVGQLAKALRGKVVIDPYGMLDRRAAITAGLEYHKLGVS
- a CDS encoding UDP-glucose 4-epimerase (product_source=KO:K01784; cath_funfam=3.40.50.720; cog=COG0451; ko=KO:K01784; pfam=PF01370; superfamily=51735), which encodes MLAHQNAQPKKPARVVVLGSGGVLGKALLTCLKADGIAALGVGSADIDLQGADAAEKLNLLLKPDDAVVFLSALTPDKGRDIATLMKNLRMAEAVAAAMAAVKCRQLVYMSSDAVYQFGNGTVDETTPADPLDLYGVMHKAREVMMMSAVPADALAILRCTLVCAADDTHNSYGPNRFRRQAAKDGKITLGGEGKETRDHVFADDVAELVRLVLVHRSAGLLNAVSGRSYSFGEVAHIVAATFDPPVEVSFAGGGGAVTHRHFDATALHQAFPNFHFQSLEAVVAEVRRRSAGRADG
- a CDS encoding SAM-dependent methyltransferase (product_source=COG0500; cath_funfam=3.40.50.150; cog=COG0500; pfam=PF13649; superfamily=53335); the protein is MAEVNLLKTYPKAVRDIAQRVQGKEANRELALKFGFEYFDGPREQGYGGYRYDGRWVPIAQTFVAHFGLKPGDRVLDVGCAKGFLVKDLADVCPGLEVYGLDISKYALTHAHPDAAGRTVRGSCDVLPFADSCFDAVICINTIHNLEPGRCATAIRELQRISKGQGFIQVDAYRSAAERQLFEDWMLTAKSYYMPEAWEALFDSCGYTGDYYWTVLE